The following are from one region of the Nostoc cf. commune SO-36 genome:
- the pipX gene encoding transcriptional coactivator PipX codes for MNPENAETYINHPTWGLLYKICMVDENQDLFTTLYAQRLFFLVANDVKGVKFQSLGRTEARMMLENRLRTLRRSGQPQEYDQLQSVFQRTFQ; via the coding sequence ATGAATCCAGAAAACGCAGAAACTTACATAAACCATCCAACTTGGGGTTTACTCTACAAAATCTGTATGGTTGATGAGAACCAGGATTTGTTCACCACACTTTATGCCCAGCGCTTATTTTTTTTGGTGGCAAATGACGTTAAAGGTGTTAAATTCCAGTCTCTAGGACGTACTGAGGCTAGAATGATGTTAGAAAATCGCTTACGTACCCTGCGGCGTAGTGGACAGCCTCAAGAGTACGATCAGCTTCAGAGTGTTTTTCAACGCACCTTCCAATGA
- the apcB gene encoding allophycocyanin subunit beta yields the protein MAQDAITAVINSADVQGKYLDSSALEKLKGYFATGELRVRAASTISANAAAIVKEAVAKSLLYSDITRPGGNMYTTRRYAACIRDLDYYLRYATYAMLAGDPSILDERVLNGLKETYNSLGVPVGATVQAIQAIKEVTASLVGSDAGKEMGVYLDYISSGLS from the coding sequence ATGGCTCAAGACGCAATTACCGCTGTCATTAACTCCGCAGATGTTCAAGGTAAATACCTCGACTCTTCTGCTTTAGAAAAGCTAAAAGGCTACTTTGCTACTGGCGAACTGCGGGTACGTGCTGCTAGCACCATCAGCGCTAACGCTGCTGCGATCGTCAAAGAAGCTGTAGCAAAATCTTTGCTGTACTCTGACATCACCCGTCCCGGTGGTAACATGTACACCACTCGCCGCTATGCTGCTTGTATCCGCGATTTGGACTACTACCTCCGCTATGCCACCTATGCAATGTTGGCTGGCGATCCTTCCATTCTGGATGAGCGTGTACTAAATGGCTTGAAGGAAACCTACAACTCTTTAGGAGTTCCCGTTGGTGCTACCGTGCAAGCTATCCAAGCCATCAAAGAAGTAACCGCCAGTTTGGTAGGTTCTGATGCTGGTAAGGAAATGGGCGTTTACTTAGACTATATCTCCTCTGGCTTAAGCTAA
- a CDS encoding heavy-metal-associated domain-containing protein translates to MTLQLTVPNMACSACASTITKALQAVDANASVQADPTTKLVSVETQASETAIKEALAAAGYPVV, encoded by the coding sequence ATGACTCTCCAACTCACAGTTCCCAACATGGCTTGTTCAGCTTGTGCAAGCACCATTACCAAAGCACTTCAAGCAGTCGATGCCAATGCTAGCGTTCAGGCTGATCCAACAACCAAGCTTGTCAGTGTAGAAACTCAAGCATCAGAAACAGCAATTAAGGAAGCATTGGCTGCTGCTGGTTATCCAGTTGTTTGA
- the proC gene encoding pyrroline-5-carboxylate reductase, translating into MTIKFGLIGGGVMGEALLSRLIARGIYQSSEVIVSEPLSSRLDFLKQQYGVAVTTDNSRVFTEAKEVLFLAVKPQVFSAIAQELADIDILNREHSPLIISILAGVPLSQLEAAFVQLPVIRAMPNTPATVGAGVTAICSGAYTNAKHHQIAQQVFSAVGEVVEVSEGLMDAVTGLSGSGPAYVALMVEALADGGVSAGLPRAIANQLALQTVLGTAKLLQETKMHPAELKDRVTSPGGTTIAGIAKLEQAGFRSALIEAVKAATERSQELGK; encoded by the coding sequence ATGACTATAAAATTTGGCTTAATTGGTGGTGGGGTAATGGGAGAAGCGCTCTTATCCCGCCTTATCGCGCGTGGAATTTATCAATCATCAGAAGTCATAGTTAGCGAACCGCTATCTTCCCGCTTAGATTTTTTAAAACAGCAATACGGTGTTGCTGTAACGACAGATAATAGCCGGGTTTTCACCGAAGCAAAAGAAGTTCTATTTTTGGCAGTGAAACCGCAGGTATTTAGTGCGATCGCTCAAGAATTAGCAGATATTGATATTCTTAATAGAGAACATTCACCCCTGATAATTTCCATATTGGCGGGTGTGCCTTTAAGTCAGCTAGAAGCTGCATTTGTGCAATTGCCAGTGATTAGAGCAATGCCCAACACCCCAGCAACTGTGGGAGCAGGAGTTACCGCGATTTGTTCAGGTGCATATACCAATGCCAAGCATCACCAAATAGCACAGCAAGTTTTTTCTGCCGTAGGCGAAGTTGTGGAAGTGTCAGAAGGGCTGATGGATGCAGTTACAGGGCTATCTGGTAGTGGCCCGGCTTACGTGGCGCTTATGGTAGAAGCACTGGCAGATGGCGGGGTATCCGCAGGTTTACCTAGAGCAATTGCCAATCAACTAGCCTTGCAAACCGTACTGGGAACAGCGAAACTGTTACAAGAAACCAAAATGCACCCAGCAGAACTCAAAGATCGTGTTACCAGCCCCGGTGGTACAACCATTGCGGGAATTGCCAAGCTAGAACAGGCAGGATTTCGTTCCGCGTTAATTGAAGCAGTCAAAGCTGCCACAGAGCGATCGCAAGAGCTGGGAAAATAA
- a CDS encoding DEAD/DEAH box helicase, translating to MNYPAPSPELDLGTIFPFDLDQFQKEAIASLNAGRSVVVCAPTGSGKTLVGEYAIYRALARGKRVFYTTPLKALSNQKLRDFREKFGFDQVGLLTGDASINRDAPILVMTTEIFRNMLYGTPIGQIGISLVNVEAVILDECHYMNDRQRGTVWEESIIYCPREVQLAALSATVANSDQLTDWLNRVHGPTDLIYSDFRPVPLEFHFCNPKGLFPLLNDSKTKINPRLQKKKGKGGERDRGRNGRPEAPGIIFTLSQLEQRDMLPAIYFIFSRRGCDKAVAEVGDLWLVNSEESQILREQIDDFLARNPEAGRSGQIAPLYRGIAAHHAGILPAWKALVEELFQQGLIKVVFATETLAAGINMPARTTVISTLSKRTDTGHRLLNASEFLQMAGRAGRRGMDKQGHVVTVQTPFEGAKEAAYLGTSKPDPLVSQFTPSYGMVLNLLQTHTLEQTRELIERSFGQYMATLHLRPEYDEIAELQTQLAQLHEQIAAVDENELALYEKLRQRLKVERQILKTLQEQAQEDRQEELVMMLGFAVSGTLLSLKGKNITVSSPVTAVLVGKSPGSGQAPYLVCLGRDNRWYVATTGDVVDLYAELPRIEVPPDLLPPPEMPLKPGQSRRGNEESFAIAVRIPDPIESLHLAPEVAEQLSRTTAVQEQLEAHPLHQSGNAATLFKRRARYVELEAELEQVQGQVEQQSQRHWEEFLNLIAILQHFGGLDNLVPTVLGRIAAAIRGENELWLGLVFASGELGNLDPHHLAAAAAALVMETPRPDSKVNFELSSEVAEALKKLQGIRRQMFQVQRRYNVALPIWLEFELIAIVEQWALGMEWVELCENTTLDEGDVVRILRRTLDLLSQIPHVPHLPDSFQRNAYRAMQLIDRFPVNEVVE from the coding sequence GTGAATTATCCTGCACCGTCTCCAGAACTTGACTTAGGGACTATATTTCCCTTTGATCTGGATCAATTTCAAAAAGAAGCGATCGCGTCCCTAAACGCCGGGCGCTCCGTAGTCGTATGTGCGCCGACAGGTTCGGGCAAAACATTAGTCGGGGAATACGCTATTTATCGTGCCCTGGCGAGAGGAAAACGTGTATTCTACACGACTCCCCTAAAGGCGCTGTCGAATCAAAAATTACGTGACTTTCGAGAAAAATTTGGGTTTGATCAAGTCGGATTGTTAACTGGAGATGCTTCCATTAACAGGGATGCACCGATTTTGGTGATGACGACGGAAATTTTCCGAAATATGCTCTATGGCACACCCATTGGGCAAATTGGTATCTCATTGGTAAACGTTGAAGCAGTGATACTTGATGAGTGCCACTACATGAACGATCGCCAGCGCGGTACTGTTTGGGAAGAATCAATCATCTATTGCCCCCGTGAAGTGCAACTGGCAGCCCTCTCAGCAACGGTTGCTAATAGCGATCAACTCACCGATTGGCTAAATCGCGTTCACGGGCCAACAGACCTGATTTACTCCGATTTCCGCCCAGTTCCCTTGGAATTTCACTTTTGTAATCCCAAAGGGTTATTTCCCCTATTAAATGACAGTAAAACCAAAATCAACCCCCGCCTTCAGAAGAAAAAGGGGAAAGGGGGAGAAAGAGATAGAGGGAGAAATGGTAGGCCGGAAGCTCCTGGCATAATTTTTACCCTCAGCCAGTTAGAGCAACGGGATATGCTCCCAGCAATTTACTTTATCTTCAGCCGCCGGGGATGTGATAAAGCAGTGGCGGAAGTGGGTGATTTATGGCTGGTAAATAGTGAAGAGTCCCAAATTTTACGCGAACAAATTGATGACTTTTTAGCCCGTAATCCCGAAGCAGGGCGTTCTGGGCAAATTGCACCCTTGTACCGAGGAATTGCTGCTCACCATGCTGGGATTTTGCCTGCTTGGAAAGCACTGGTAGAAGAACTATTTCAGCAGGGGCTAATTAAAGTAGTATTCGCCACCGAAACATTAGCTGCGGGAATTAATATGCCCGCCCGGACAACGGTAATTTCTACCCTTTCAAAGCGTACCGACACCGGACACCGCCTATTGAACGCTTCCGAATTCTTGCAAATGGCGGGACGAGCAGGCCGGCGGGGGATGGATAAACAAGGTCATGTCGTGACAGTCCAAACTCCCTTTGAAGGAGCCAAAGAAGCGGCGTATTTGGGAACATCCAAGCCAGATCCTCTTGTAAGCCAATTTACGCCTAGTTATGGCATGGTACTTAACTTACTGCAAACCCACACCCTAGAGCAAACTAGGGAGCTGATAGAGCGCAGTTTTGGGCAGTACATGGCCACCTTGCATTTACGGCCAGAATACGATGAGATAGCGGAACTGCAAACACAGTTAGCTCAACTTCATGAGCAAATCGCCGCAGTTGATGAAAATGAACTGGCTCTTTATGAAAAATTGCGGCAACGCCTGAAAGTCGAACGCCAGATATTAAAAACCTTGCAAGAGCAAGCACAGGAAGATCGCCAAGAAGAATTGGTGATGATGTTGGGCTTTGCAGTGTCAGGAACTCTATTGAGTCTCAAGGGCAAAAATATCACAGTGTCTTCACCCGTAACCGCAGTGTTAGTGGGAAAATCGCCTGGTTCTGGTCAAGCTCCCTACTTGGTATGCTTGGGGCGTGATAATCGCTGGTATGTGGCAACCACAGGGGATGTAGTCGATTTATATGCCGAACTACCGCGAATTGAAGTACCACCTGATTTACTACCACCGCCAGAGATGCCCTTGAAACCAGGACAGTCGCGCCGTGGTAACGAAGAAAGCTTTGCGATCGCAGTGCGTATTCCTGATCCGATAGAATCATTGCATCTAGCACCAGAAGTCGCAGAACAACTCAGCCGCACTACCGCCGTCCAAGAACAATTAGAAGCTCATCCCCTACATCAATCAGGCAATGCAGCAACACTTTTTAAGCGCCGGGCCCGTTATGTCGAACTAGAAGCCGAACTCGAACAGGTGCAAGGGCAAGTAGAGCAACAGTCACAACGCCATTGGGAAGAGTTTCTGAATTTAATCGCAATTCTGCAACACTTTGGCGGTTTAGATAACTTAGTACCTACAGTATTAGGGCGAATTGCTGCCGCCATTCGAGGTGAGAATGAATTGTGGCTAGGTTTAGTATTCGCTAGTGGCGAATTGGGCAACTTAGATCCGCATCATTTAGCAGCAGCAGCAGCGGCTTTGGTGATGGAAACACCCCGTCCAGATAGCAAGGTTAACTTTGAGCTTAGTAGTGAAGTGGCAGAAGCCTTGAAAAAATTGCAGGGAATTCGCCGCCAAATGTTCCAAGTACAACGGCGGTATAACGTAGCCCTGCCGATATGGTTGGAATTTGAGTTAATTGCCATAGTGGAACAATGGGCGCTGGGAATGGAATGGGTAGAACTCTGCGAGAACACTACCTTGGATGAAGGCGATGTGGTGAGAATTTTACGCCGGACGTTGGATTTATTATCGCAAATTCCCCACGTTCCCCATTTACCAGACTCTTTCCAGCGTAATGCCTATCGGGCGATGCAGTTGATTGATAGATTCCCTGTGAATGAGGTAGTTGAATAA
- a CDS encoding heavy metal-responsive transcriptional regulator: MLTQDKKLLLIGQVKDLSGISIRTIRYYESLGLINSLSRTEGGFRQFSFDVLTRLAFIKRAQNLGLSLEEIVNILQVYDQGQTPCGDIKEKLEEKVLQIDRQIDQLLTLRSEIKGLLSGWKNVSDQHENTICPIIQNTSTLSN, translated from the coding sequence ATGTTAACTCAAGATAAAAAACTACTTTTAATTGGTCAAGTAAAAGATTTAAGCGGAATCTCCATTAGGACAATTCGTTATTACGAGAGTTTAGGTTTAATCAATTCATTAAGTCGAACAGAGGGAGGCTTTCGTCAGTTTTCATTTGATGTGCTAACTCGTCTAGCATTCATTAAAAGGGCACAAAATCTTGGTCTTAGCCTAGAAGAGATTGTCAATATCCTTCAGGTTTATGACCAAGGGCAAACTCCCTGTGGTGACATTAAAGAGAAACTTGAAGAGAAGGTTTTGCAAATTGATCGCCAAATTGATCAGTTGTTAACTTTACGCTCTGAAATAAAGGGATTACTTTCAGGCTGGAAGAATGTCAGCGATCAACATGAGAATACAATTTGTCCGATCATTCAAAATACTAGTACTTTGTCAAACTAG
- a CDS encoding YggS family pyridoxal phosphate-dependent enzyme, which yields MSSSISERIISIRSSLPTSVKLIAVSKQVSAQAIRSAYSAGIRDFGESRIQEAASKQAELQDLPDITWHFIGHLQGNKAKKAIEQFPWIHSVDNLKLAQRLDQLAQQLGVSPHVCLQVKILPDPNKSGWSVPELLADLPTLNQYKSLQIQGLMTIPPSGLNDSEILSVFNLNRELAKEIQEQNWSHIKMQHLSMGMSGDYELAVQAGATMVRLGTILFGDRS from the coding sequence ATGAGCAGTTCGATTTCCGAACGTATTATTTCCATTCGCTCCTCACTACCGACATCAGTCAAATTGATTGCTGTTAGCAAGCAAGTTTCTGCCCAGGCCATTCGGTCTGCATACTCCGCAGGAATTCGTGATTTTGGGGAGAGCCGTATCCAAGAAGCCGCCAGCAAACAAGCCGAGTTGCAAGACTTACCGGATATTACCTGGCACTTTATTGGACATTTGCAAGGCAATAAAGCCAAAAAAGCCATCGAACAATTCCCTTGGATTCACTCCGTGGATAATTTGAAGCTAGCACAGCGCTTAGATCAATTAGCGCAACAGCTAGGAGTGAGTCCTCACGTTTGCCTGCAAGTGAAAATTCTCCCCGATCCCAACAAGTCTGGTTGGAGTGTGCCAGAGCTTTTGGCTGATTTACCCACACTCAATCAATACAAAAGTTTACAAATTCAAGGTTTGATGACAATTCCGCCTTCCGGATTAAATGATTCCGAAATTCTCAGTGTGTTTAATCTCAATCGTGAGCTAGCCAAAGAAATCCAGGAGCAAAATTGGTCGCACATTAAAATGCAACACTTATCTATGGGTATGTCAGGCGACTACGAACTAGCAGTGCAAGCAGGCGCGACGATGGTACGATTAGGAACAATATTGTTTGGCGATCGCTCTTAG
- a CDS encoding cell division protein SepF, giving the protein MNNIFSKLRDFVGLNEQVEYEYYEEEPETDNNYQNLYQQENPQPAPQESTAAQNRRWREPVPTMGDDMTAGQKPMGNVIGMPGAINGISEVLVLEPRTFEEMPQAIQALRERKSVVLNLTIMDPDQAQRAVDFVAGGTYALDGHQERIGESIFLFTPSCVQVSTQGGVLHEVPQPPARPSRPTGTPNPTWGNETNRMAQ; this is encoded by the coding sequence ATGAACAATATATTTTCCAAACTCAGAGACTTTGTGGGTCTAAATGAGCAAGTAGAATACGAGTATTACGAAGAAGAACCAGAAACAGATAATAATTACCAAAATCTGTATCAGCAAGAAAATCCCCAACCAGCACCGCAAGAGAGTACAGCCGCTCAAAATCGACGTTGGCGGGAACCAGTGCCTACAATGGGAGATGATATGACAGCAGGTCAAAAGCCAATGGGGAATGTGATTGGTATGCCAGGAGCAATTAACGGAATTTCGGAAGTTTTAGTACTTGAACCACGCACCTTTGAAGAAATGCCCCAGGCAATTCAAGCACTGCGAGAACGGAAGTCAGTGGTATTAAATCTGACAATCATGGATCCCGATCAAGCTCAACGAGCAGTAGATTTTGTTGCAGGTGGTACTTACGCACTAGATGGACATCAAGAACGCATCGGTGAGAGCATCTTTTTGTTTACACCAAGCTGTGTCCAAGTTAGCACCCAAGGTGGCGTTCTTCATGAAGTACCACAACCGCCAGCACGCCCCTCTCGTCCTACAGGTACTCCAAATCCAACCTGGGGTAACGAAACTAACCGGATGGCACAATAA
- a CDS encoding heavy metal translocating P-type ATPase has protein sequence MDTLTLKLRGMSCAACANNIEKAIRSVPGVKDCNVNFGAEQAAIKYDRSLANLEKIQSAIAAAGYSSHSVSEELLFEEDDAEKASKQALQRKLSLKVLVGGVISIFLVLGSLPMMTGLNLPLIPSFLQNSWVQLVLTTPVVFWCGGSFYRNGWKSLKRHTATMDTLIALGTSAAYLYSLFVTIFPKFFIAQGLIPHIYYEVAAIVITLILLGRLLENRARGQTSEAIRKLIGLQARDARVIRDGKEIDVPIAEVRINDVILVRPGEKIPLDGEVIAGASTVDEAMVTGESLPVKKQPGDEVIGATINGAGAFQFRVTRVGNDTFLAQIVKLVQQAQGSKAPIQRLADQVTGWFVPAVIAVAIATFVIWFNFTGNLTLATMTTVGVLIIACPCALGLATPTSVMVGTGKGAENGILIKSADSLELAHKIKTIVLDKTGTLTQGKPTVTDFVTVNGTANGNEIQLLQLAATVERNSEHPLAEAVVKYAQSQEVSLIDANNFVANAGSGVQAVVANQLVQIGTQRWLTELGINTISLQQYKDAWETAGKTVILIAVDGELQGIMGIADALKPSSTAVVKALQKLGLEVVMLTGDNRKTAEAIAGQVGIQQIFAEVRPDQKAAIIQSLQGEIERFANPKSKIKNSKSKIVAMVGDGINDAPALAQADVGIAIGTGTDVAIAASDITLISGDLQGIVTAIQLSRATINNIRQNLFFAFIYNVIGIPIAAGILFPIFGWLLNPIIAGAAMALSSLSVVSNALRLRNFQPKAIS, from the coding sequence ATGGATACTCTTACACTCAAACTTCGAGGCATGAGTTGCGCCGCTTGCGCCAACAACATCGAAAAGGCAATTCGCTCTGTTCCTGGGGTAAAGGACTGCAACGTTAACTTTGGAGCAGAACAAGCCGCCATCAAGTACGATCGCTCTCTAGCAAATTTAGAGAAAATCCAAAGTGCGATCGCTGCTGCGGGATACTCTTCTCACTCAGTCTCTGAAGAATTGCTTTTTGAAGAAGATGATGCCGAGAAAGCTAGTAAGCAAGCATTACAACGTAAACTCTCTCTCAAGGTGTTAGTGGGAGGTGTAATCAGCATTTTCCTGGTTTTGGGATCGTTGCCTATGATGACTGGGCTGAACTTACCCTTAATTCCAAGTTTCCTTCAGAATTCTTGGGTGCAGTTAGTGCTGACAACCCCTGTCGTGTTCTGGTGTGGTGGATCTTTTTACCGAAATGGCTGGAAATCCCTTAAGCGCCATACGGCAACGATGGACACGCTGATTGCTTTGGGTACAAGTGCAGCATATCTATATTCTTTATTTGTCACTATTTTCCCGAAATTTTTTATTGCTCAAGGCTTGATACCTCATATTTATTACGAAGTTGCCGCTATTGTCATTACCTTAATTTTGCTGGGGCGGTTGCTAGAAAATCGCGCTAGGGGACAAACTTCTGAAGCAATCCGCAAACTCATCGGACTGCAAGCCAGAGATGCCAGAGTCATTCGTGATGGTAAAGAAATTGATGTTCCTATCGCCGAAGTCAGAATCAACGATGTGATTTTGGTGCGTCCCGGTGAAAAGATTCCGTTAGATGGCGAAGTAATTGCAGGCGCTTCGACGGTAGATGAAGCGATGGTGACGGGTGAAAGTTTGCCAGTTAAAAAGCAGCCAGGAGATGAGGTGATTGGGGCGACGATTAACGGTGCGGGTGCATTTCAGTTTCGGGTAACACGAGTCGGAAATGATACATTTTTGGCTCAAATTGTCAAACTAGTGCAACAAGCCCAAGGTTCTAAAGCACCAATTCAGCGCTTGGCAGATCAAGTTACAGGATGGTTTGTACCAGCTGTGATTGCCGTTGCGATCGCTACTTTCGTTATTTGGTTTAATTTCACTGGCAACCTCACTCTCGCAACAATGACAACGGTGGGTGTACTAATTATCGCTTGTCCCTGTGCTTTGGGTTTAGCTACTCCCACATCTGTAATGGTGGGGACAGGCAAAGGTGCAGAAAATGGCATTTTAATTAAAAGTGCCGACAGCTTAGAACTAGCACACAAAATTAAAACCATTGTTCTAGATAAAACTGGCACTTTGACTCAGGGGAAACCTACGGTTACAGACTTTGTAACTGTAAACGGTACAGCGAATGGTAATGAAATCCAGCTTTTACAGTTAGCAGCAACCGTGGAGCGTAATTCTGAGCATCCTTTAGCTGAAGCTGTTGTAAAATACGCCCAGTCTCAAGAAGTGAGTTTAATAGATGCAAACAACTTCGTGGCTAATGCAGGTAGTGGTGTGCAAGCAGTTGTTGCAAATCAGCTTGTGCAAATTGGTACACAACGCTGGTTAACAGAACTTGGAATTAATACCATCAGTCTCCAGCAGTATAAAGATGCATGGGAAACTGCTGGTAAGACAGTTATTTTGATTGCTGTAGATGGCGAACTACAAGGAATAATGGGAATTGCCGATGCCCTCAAACCTTCATCAACAGCAGTAGTAAAAGCTTTACAGAAGCTAGGTTTAGAAGTAGTAATGTTGACCGGCGACAATCGTAAAACTGCCGAAGCGATCGCAGGGCAAGTTGGCATCCAGCAAATCTTTGCCGAAGTGCGTCCAGATCAGAAAGCAGCGATTATCCAATCTTTGCAAGGGGAGATAGAGAGATTTGCCAATCCAAAATCAAAAATCAAAAATTCAAAATCCAAGATTGTCGCAATGGTGGGTGATGGCATAAATGATGCGCCAGCCTTAGCACAGGCTGATGTGGGAATTGCCATTGGTACGGGAACAGATGTAGCGATCGCAGCTAGCGATATTACCCTAATTTCTGGAGATTTGCAAGGAATCGTCACAGCAATTCAACTTAGCCGCGCTACTATCAACAATATTAGGCAAAATCTCTTCTTTGCCTTTATTTACAACGTCATTGGTATTCCCATTGCGGCAGGAATTTTGTTCCCCATCTTCGGTTGGTTACTCAATCCAATTATCGCCGGTGCTGCGATGGCTCTTTCTTCACTTTCTGTTGTTAGCAACGCCCTCAGATTGCGTAACTTTCAACCAAAAGCTATCTCATAA
- a CDS encoding aromatic ring-hydroxylating dioxygenase subunit alpha has protein sequence MNLNSQTYSSNRKTKIFNNPERFTEGWYWVIPSQNLRVGEVKPVTILGRELVIYRGKDKRLVTFDAYCPHMGAHLAEGKVEGNALRCFFHHWKFDAEGMCVDIPCLDTPPSLKLQTWPTAEKYGMIWVWTGEIPQQPLPFVPELEDKECDVAIHSHFVMNCHPNVVMINAIDAQHLNAVHKLPIEIIFERQELNENAVIFSNIIPIKDNSFFIKLIRIFYKNAITYSVCYWYGSIGIVTLGPDFFHVHTMFAVRLHEGGKAEGQILLITKKRKGFFGWLCNRIVLWLTKIAGKFFLMGDIQVVQTIQFDLKTPIKADHSIMQFINHVEKQQSLMWGTWQEGRSRDVENKPKRERWQDKMSND, from the coding sequence ATGAATCTCAACTCGCAGACTTATAGCTCAAACCGTAAAACTAAAATTTTCAATAATCCAGAGCGTTTTACTGAGGGATGGTATTGGGTAATACCCTCTCAAAATCTGCGGGTGGGTGAAGTAAAGCCTGTCACGATTTTGGGTAGAGAATTAGTAATTTACCGAGGTAAAGACAAAAGATTAGTTACCTTTGATGCCTACTGTCCACACATGGGCGCTCACCTTGCTGAAGGCAAGGTTGAAGGTAATGCACTACGTTGTTTTTTCCACCACTGGAAGTTTGATGCTGAAGGAATGTGTGTTGATATCCCATGTTTAGATACACCACCTTCTTTAAAGTTACAAACTTGGCCTACTGCTGAAAAGTACGGCATGATTTGGGTTTGGACTGGAGAAATACCACAACAACCCTTACCTTTTGTTCCAGAGTTGGAAGACAAAGAGTGTGATGTTGCTATCCATTCTCATTTTGTGATGAACTGTCACCCCAACGTGGTGATGATTAATGCCATTGATGCTCAACACCTCAATGCAGTTCACAAACTGCCAATAGAAATTATTTTTGAAAGACAGGAATTGAACGAAAATGCGGTTATCTTCAGTAATATTATACCCATCAAAGACAATTCATTTTTCATTAAGCTCATTCGTATTTTCTACAAAAATGCCATAACTTATAGTGTTTGCTATTGGTACGGTAGCATCGGCATTGTGACACTTGGCCCCGATTTTTTCCATGTCCATACGATGTTTGCAGTTCGCCTCCACGAAGGCGGAAAAGCTGAAGGTCAAATTCTGTTGATTACTAAGAAGCGTAAAGGATTTTTTGGTTGGTTATGCAATCGAATTGTGCTATGGCTGACTAAAATTGCAGGGAAGTTCTTTCTCATGGGTGATATCCAAGTTGTCCAAACAATTCAGTTTGATTTGAAAACTCCTATCAAAGCAGATCACTCAATCATGCAGTTTATTAATCATGTTGAAAAACAGCAATCCCTAATGTGGGGGACTTGGCAAGAAGGGCGATCGCGCGATGTGGAGAACAAGCCCAAGCGTGAGAGATGGCAAGATAAAATGAGTAATGACTAA